One stretch of Nitrosococcus watsonii C-113 DNA includes these proteins:
- the frr gene encoding ribosome recycling factor, whose product MIDEIQEDASQRMDKSLTALKQTFAKLRANRAHTSLLDHITVSYYGNNVPLNQVANIAVEDARTLTVTPWERQMVPTIEKAIITSELGLNPVTAGTVIRVPLPVLTEERRREMVRLVRQEAEAARVAMRNIRRDSNHTIKELIKEKEISEDDQRRAEEAIQKITDNHITQVDELLVVKEQDLMEV is encoded by the coding sequence ATGATTGATGAAATCCAGGAAGATGCGTCCCAGCGCATGGATAAGAGCCTTACTGCTCTGAAACAAACCTTTGCCAAGTTGCGGGCAAACCGAGCCCATACAAGCCTGCTTGACCACATTACGGTTTCTTATTATGGCAATAACGTGCCGTTGAACCAAGTAGCTAATATCGCTGTGGAAGATGCTCGAACTTTGACGGTGACTCCTTGGGAAAGACAAATGGTCCCAACCATCGAGAAAGCGATTATAACTTCTGAACTTGGGCTTAATCCTGTTACCGCGGGGACGGTTATTCGGGTCCCTTTACCTGTTCTCACTGAAGAGCGGCGGCGGGAAATGGTTCGCCTCGTCCGGCAAGAGGCAGAAGCAGCGCGGGTAGCTATGCGTAATATCCGGCGCGACAGTAACCATACCATCAAAGAACTGATTAAGGAAAAAGAGATTAGTGAGGATGATCAACGCCGTGCTGAAGAAGCCATACAAAAAATCACTGATAATCATATTACCCAAGTGGATGAGTTATTAGTGGTAAAAGAACAGGATCTGATGGAAGTTTAA
- a CDS encoding phosphatidate cytidylyltransferase → MARPRSKWSPCAVLKQRLVTALILVSLTVWAMLSFPTGIIAWLLALVMAIGAWEWAGLIQLRDLGARLCYVVAVLLLLWGSYSLPLAGVAGVGVIWWGVCTILLVRWAHKRPASSSLLSKLVPGMIVGVLVLVPAWRAVTGLHELPVVGPRMVLLLFILVWLADSAAYLVGRRFGRACLAPALSPGKTREGVYGALGASLLFSLVGGEVLALSGLAWWGFIGLVLLTLLASIAGDLLESLFKRLSAVKDSGSLLPGHGGMLDRFDSLTAAAPVFALGVWWLEQLQ, encoded by the coding sequence TTGGCCAGACCTCGGAGCAAGTGGAGTCCTTGCGCCGTGCTTAAACAGCGGCTTGTTACCGCGCTTATTTTGGTATCTCTCACTGTTTGGGCTATGCTTTCTTTTCCTACTGGCATAATTGCTTGGCTGCTAGCCTTAGTAATGGCTATTGGGGCCTGGGAGTGGGCAGGCCTAATTCAGCTGCGAGATCTAGGAGCGCGGTTATGCTACGTTGTTGCCGTGCTATTATTGCTGTGGGGGAGCTATTCTCTACCACTAGCCGGGGTGGCTGGGGTAGGCGTGATTTGGTGGGGCGTTTGCACGATTTTATTGGTGCGGTGGGCGCACAAGAGACCGGCTAGTTCTTCGCTGTTAAGCAAGCTTGTGCCAGGGATGATTGTGGGGGTTTTGGTTCTGGTGCCTGCCTGGCGGGCGGTTACCGGCCTGCATGAGTTACCCGTCGTTGGTCCAAGGATGGTATTGCTTCTTTTTATTCTGGTATGGTTAGCGGATAGTGCAGCCTATCTGGTTGGGCGGCGTTTTGGGCGCGCTTGTTTGGCGCCAGCGCTTAGCCCTGGAAAAACCCGGGAAGGAGTCTATGGGGCCCTTGGTGCGAGCCTATTGTTTTCATTAGTGGGAGGAGAAGTATTAGCGCTTTCCGGGCTAGCCTGGTGGGGGTTTATCGGTCTTGTCCTGCTAACGCTTTTGGCTTCTATCGCGGGAGATTTATTGGAAAGCTTGTTTAAGCGTTTGAGCGCTGTTAAGGATAGTGGCAGTTTATTACCTGGGCATGGGGGGATGTTGGACCGATTCGACAGTTTAACCGCGGCGGCGCCGGTATTTGCCCTAGGAGTCTGGTGGTTGGAGCAGCTGCAATGA
- the map gene encoding type I methionyl aminopeptidase — translation MPVTIKTPEEIEKMRVAGHLAADVLHMIRPYVKPGVTTEELDTICHEYIVNVQQAIPAPLNYHGFPKSICTSVNHVVCHGIPGKKRLKKGDIVNIDVTVIKDSYHGDTSKMFFVGEPNVISKRVSQVSYECMCIGIEMVRPGVHLGDIGHAIQTHAEASNFSIVREFCGHGIGRVFHEDPQVLHYGTPGTKLRLEPGMTFTIEPMVNAGKRYVKVLPDKWTVVTKDHSPSAQWEHTILVTDDSFEVLTAKPGDNL, via the coding sequence ATGCCAGTCACTATTAAAACGCCAGAGGAAATTGAAAAAATGCGGGTCGCCGGCCATCTAGCCGCCGATGTCCTCCACATGATTCGCCCTTACGTAAAGCCTGGTGTCACTACCGAGGAATTGGATACTATCTGTCACGAGTACATTGTGAACGTGCAACAGGCTATTCCTGCCCCTCTCAATTATCATGGCTTTCCAAAATCCATTTGTACTTCGGTCAATCACGTAGTCTGCCACGGAATTCCTGGCAAAAAGCGACTAAAAAAAGGGGATATCGTGAATATCGACGTCACTGTGATTAAAGATAGCTATCATGGGGACACCAGCAAAATGTTCTTTGTGGGGGAACCTAACGTTATTTCCAAACGGGTCTCACAAGTGAGCTATGAATGTATGTGCATTGGCATCGAAATGGTCAGACCAGGCGTCCATTTAGGCGATATCGGCCATGCCATCCAAACTCACGCCGAAGCCAGTAACTTCTCCATTGTGCGGGAATTCTGCGGGCATGGAATCGGCCGCGTTTTCCATGAGGATCCTCAAGTCCTTCATTATGGCACCCCTGGCACCAAGCTTAGACTAGAACCCGGGATGACCTTTACCATCGAACCAATGGTCAATGCCGGCAAACGCTATGTAAAAGTTCTACCGGATAAGTGGACGGTGGTCACTAAAGATCACAGTCCTTCAGCCCAATGGGAACACACGATACTGGTTACTGACGATAGCTTTGAAGTGCTTACCGCCAAGCCCGGAGATAACCTCTAA
- the rpsB gene encoding 30S ribosomal protein S2, with translation MANVTMRQMLEAGVHFGHQARYWNPKMAPYIFGKRNNIHIINLEETLPLYIEATNYLGRLATNKGTVLFVGTKRAAQEAVREEAGRCGMPYVNSRWLGGMLTNFQTVRRSIKRLHDLEAMIQDGSLDRLKKREALTVRRDRDKLESNLGGIKNMTHLPDALFVIDVEHERIAVDEAVKLGIPVVAVVDTNSDPRKADYIIPGNDDAIRAIRLYLRGIADGIIDGRTAAAASASKAGKDEFVEMEETSKEGTLTEAMSGKSASTDGSVT, from the coding sequence ATGGCGAATGTCACCATGCGTCAAATGTTAGAAGCTGGCGTTCATTTTGGCCACCAGGCCCGCTATTGGAATCCGAAGATGGCACCTTATATCTTCGGTAAGCGCAATAATATCCATATTATTAATTTAGAAGAAACGCTGCCATTATATATAGAAGCGACGAACTACCTTGGCCGGTTAGCTACAAATAAAGGCACAGTTTTATTTGTGGGTACCAAACGGGCGGCTCAGGAGGCTGTTCGAGAAGAGGCGGGACGCTGTGGTATGCCTTATGTGAATAGCCGTTGGCTGGGAGGTATGCTCACTAATTTTCAGACTGTGCGGCGGTCTATCAAACGTCTTCATGATTTAGAGGCGATGATCCAGGATGGTAGTTTGGATCGGCTTAAAAAAAGAGAGGCGTTGACAGTAAGGCGAGATCGAGACAAGCTTGAGAGCAACCTTGGCGGTATCAAAAATATGACTCATCTTCCTGATGCTTTATTTGTTATTGATGTAGAGCATGAGCGGATTGCAGTAGATGAAGCGGTTAAGTTGGGTATCCCGGTGGTAGCGGTAGTAGATACCAATAGCGATCCGAGGAAGGCGGACTACATTATTCCAGGCAATGATGATGCTATTCGGGCTATCCGCCTCTATCTGCGTGGGATTGCTGATGGGATTATTGATGGGCGCACTGCCGCCGCCGCTAGCGCGAGTAAAGCAGGTAAGGATGAATTCGTGGAAATGGAAGAGACTAGCAAAGAGGGGACGCTCACCGAAGCGATGAGCGGAAAGAGTGCTTCCACAGATGGGAGTGTAACCTAA
- the pyrH gene encoding UMP kinase, protein MPLDGGKPKYRRILLKFSGEALIGEVGYGIDPKVVQQIALELRELNRIGIEIGLVVGGGNIFRGAGLAAVGMDRVTGDHMGMLATVMNALALQDALERLGIFCRVMSAIRINEVCEDYLRRRAIRHLEKGRLVIFAAGTGNPFFTTDTAASLRAIEIGAELLIKATKVDGVYSADPLVNPDAQFISRLSYDQVIERKLAVMDTTAIIMCRDHSLPLRVFDMHKAGALTHIVKGEDVGTLVSRE, encoded by the coding sequence GTGCCATTGGATGGAGGGAAACCTAAGTATCGGCGCATCCTGCTAAAGTTCAGTGGAGAAGCTCTTATTGGCGAAGTGGGTTATGGTATCGATCCCAAGGTGGTCCAGCAAATTGCTCTAGAATTGCGGGAATTAAACCGTATTGGGATCGAGATTGGCCTGGTGGTTGGGGGTGGTAATATTTTCCGCGGCGCGGGATTAGCTGCTGTCGGTATGGATCGGGTGACCGGAGATCATATGGGCATGCTGGCAACAGTGATGAATGCTTTGGCCTTACAGGACGCTTTAGAAAGGCTAGGGATATTCTGTCGGGTGATGTCCGCCATCCGGATCAACGAGGTCTGTGAGGATTATCTCCGTCGCCGGGCTATCCGCCATCTAGAAAAAGGGCGTTTGGTTATTTTTGCCGCAGGGACCGGTAATCCCTTTTTTACTACCGATACTGCTGCTAGTCTTCGCGCTATTGAGATTGGTGCGGAGTTGCTTATTAAGGCAACCAAGGTAGATGGCGTTTATTCAGCTGATCCGCTTGTGAATCCCGATGCACAGTTTATTTCTCGCTTAAGCTATGATCAAGTTATAGAGCGTAAACTTGCAGTTATGGATACGACCGCTATTATAATGTGTCGAGATCATTCTCTGCCATTGCGAGTCTTTGACATGCATAAGGCGGGAGCCCTTACCCATATCGTCAAAGGCGAAGACGTGGGAACACTCGTTTCCAGAGAGTAA
- the tsf gene encoding translation elongation factor Ts: MAITAAQVKELRERTGSGMMECKKALVETSGDIETAIEWMRKQGLAKADKKAGRVAAEGIIVTTVSQDGRKAVMVEVNSETDFVAKNEDFRQFAEDVAHKVLISNPATLDDLLSQPLDKGGESVDEKRHALVAKIGENLNVRRFILIEAENGRIGRYVHGDRIGVLVAVEGGEEALAKDLAMHIAASKPQAIAAKDIPADILDKERAIQVAQAKDSGKPPEIIEKMVQGRLQKFLGEITLLGQPFVKDPDIKVEKLLKDAGANVYRFARFEVGEGIEKKVENFAEEVRSQAQGD, translated from the coding sequence ATGGCAATTACAGCGGCACAGGTCAAGGAACTACGGGAGCGCACCGGTTCCGGAATGATGGAATGCAAAAAAGCCTTGGTGGAAACCAGCGGTGATATCGAAACCGCTATAGAATGGATGCGTAAGCAAGGACTAGCCAAGGCTGATAAGAAGGCGGGGCGAGTAGCTGCCGAAGGTATTATCGTGACCACCGTTAGTCAGGATGGCCGCAAGGCAGTGATGGTAGAAGTAAATTCAGAGACGGATTTTGTTGCTAAGAATGAGGATTTTCGCCAGTTTGCTGAGGATGTGGCTCACAAAGTATTAATCTCCAATCCCGCCACTTTAGACGATTTACTCTCCCAACCCTTGGATAAGGGTGGTGAGAGCGTTGATGAAAAGCGCCATGCCCTGGTAGCCAAGATTGGTGAGAATCTCAATGTGCGCCGTTTTATCTTAATCGAAGCAGAAAACGGTCGTATTGGCCGTTATGTCCACGGCGACCGGATTGGCGTGCTGGTTGCCGTAGAAGGCGGTGAGGAAGCGTTGGCTAAAGATCTTGCGATGCATATTGCGGCGAGTAAGCCGCAGGCCATTGCAGCAAAAGATATTCCAGCAGACATTTTGGATAAAGAGAGAGCTATTCAGGTTGCCCAAGCCAAGGATAGCGGTAAACCGCCTGAGATCATCGAGAAAATGGTACAAGGACGGTTGCAAAAGTTTTTAGGCGAGATCACTTTGTTGGGACAACCTTTTGTTAAAGATCCGGATATTAAGGTGGAAAAATTGCTTAAAGATGCCGGCGCTAACGTCTATCGTTTCGCTCGTTTTGAAGTAGGCGAGGGGATTGAGAAGAAAGTGGAAAATTTTGCTGAAGAGGTAAGGTCGCAGGCCCAAGGAGATTGA
- the glnD gene encoding [protein-PII] uridylyltransferase has product MSNLTGNIRPDPTLFEPAAFAKWIDTSETPLLLLRSFLKEGIENLKQRFLTGTPATELLPLHAWLVDQILVQACRLHTKKYPERVALIAVGGYGRGTLHPYSDIDILLLLTEETDSILQNSIGHFISFLWDTGLEMGHSVRTVAECQQAARSDLSFMTSLMEARLLFGPELLFRNLQAAIAPEEIWNSRQFFLAKQAEQIKRHHKYHDTAYNLEPNLKEGPGGLRDIQMIQWVSKRYFNTWSFDSLLQQGFLTVSERKELLSSQSFLWQLRYGLHTLTGRREDRLLFDHQTALAKQLDYHDQGPHLAVEQLMKDYYRTAENTGRLNEMLLQLLEERILLVDAKVHVHPINERFQTRNGFLEVTHASVFKHTPSALLEVFLLFQQHPEIKGVRASTIRLIREHRYLIDDNFRANSFNRALFMEIMRQPRGIARELRRMNKYGILGAYLPAFGKIVGQMQYDMFHVYTVDEHTLFLIRNLRRFALPKYAQELPLCSEIFQRISKPSLLYLAGLFHDIAKGRGGDHSKLGAKDALKFCLYHGLSRDDSRLVAWLVSHHLLMSMTAQRRDINDPKVIQRFAREVGDEKRLNYLYLLTVADIRATNPNLWNSWKDALLNKLYTATQQALRQGLEYPVDKNEHIRDIQNEARQALLKDGWNGQKLDTLWNQIDADYFLRHTPDEIRWHIKALAQKEPHDGAPRILVRTHNREPGTMEVFIYARAHALIFTVTTRTMAQLDLDVLDARIITTDHGFVLESFVVREAATIRAEADLEFRLQEIQEILTQRLTEPDRVPPYRPGFIPRKLKLFQFPTSITFTKDRRNRCTVMELTTNNWPGLLSRVCRALASCQVRLVNAKITTLGTQVVDVFFICNQQDHPLTPEQQQQLKEAIYTYLKH; this is encoded by the coding sequence GTGTCAAATCTTACTGGAAATATTCGCCCCGACCCCACGTTATTTGAGCCCGCTGCTTTTGCAAAGTGGATTGATACCAGCGAGACTCCCTTACTTCTACTGCGCTCCTTCCTTAAAGAGGGAATCGAAAATCTCAAACAGCGTTTTCTCACAGGGACTCCAGCCACTGAGTTGCTACCACTCCACGCCTGGCTGGTAGATCAGATTCTCGTTCAAGCTTGTCGCCTCCATACTAAAAAATACCCTGAACGGGTCGCATTGATTGCTGTGGGAGGCTATGGAAGAGGCACCCTGCACCCCTACTCTGATATCGATATCCTCCTATTACTGACAGAAGAGACTGACTCTATTCTACAAAATTCCATCGGCCATTTTATTTCTTTCTTATGGGACACTGGCTTAGAGATGGGGCACAGTGTACGTACGGTAGCAGAATGCCAACAAGCAGCTCGCAGTGATCTCTCGTTTATGACGAGTTTGATGGAAGCTCGCTTACTTTTTGGGCCCGAACTTCTATTTAGAAATTTACAGGCAGCCATCGCCCCAGAGGAAATCTGGAATAGCCGCCAATTCTTCCTTGCCAAGCAAGCTGAGCAAATAAAACGCCATCATAAATACCACGATACCGCCTACAATCTTGAGCCCAATCTCAAAGAAGGCCCCGGCGGACTGCGCGACATTCAGATGATCCAGTGGGTATCAAAACGGTATTTCAATACCTGGTCCTTCGATAGTCTCTTACAACAAGGTTTTTTGACCGTATCGGAACGAAAAGAATTGCTATCAAGCCAAAGCTTTCTTTGGCAACTCCGTTATGGTCTACACACTTTAACGGGCCGCAGAGAGGATCGCCTCTTATTCGACCATCAAACCGCCCTTGCTAAACAACTAGATTACCACGATCAAGGCCCCCACTTAGCCGTGGAACAACTCATGAAGGATTATTACCGAACTGCTGAAAACACCGGGCGACTTAATGAAATGCTCCTGCAACTACTCGAGGAAAGGATTCTGCTAGTTGACGCGAAAGTTCATGTTCACCCTATTAACGAGCGTTTTCAGACCCGCAATGGATTTCTGGAAGTCACCCATGCTAGCGTATTCAAACATACCCCTTCTGCCCTCCTGGAAGTTTTTCTATTGTTCCAGCAACATCCTGAAATCAAGGGAGTGCGAGCCTCGACCATCCGCCTTATTCGGGAACATCGCTATCTTATCGACGACAACTTCCGGGCAAATTCATTTAACCGGGCTCTGTTTATGGAAATCATGCGCCAACCTCGGGGCATTGCTCGCGAACTCCGGCGCATGAACAAATACGGCATACTCGGCGCCTATCTACCTGCCTTTGGCAAAATCGTGGGGCAAATGCAATATGACATGTTCCATGTTTATACGGTTGATGAGCACACTTTATTTCTGATCCGTAATCTCCGGCGCTTTGCCCTTCCGAAATATGCCCAGGAACTGCCCTTGTGCTCGGAGATTTTTCAACGAATTTCTAAGCCCTCGCTACTCTATCTGGCCGGCCTTTTCCATGATATTGCCAAAGGGCGCGGCGGTGATCATAGCAAGCTCGGAGCCAAGGACGCCCTGAAATTTTGTCTCTATCACGGCCTCAGCCGCGATGATTCCCGCCTTGTTGCCTGGTTAGTGTCCCATCACCTGCTAATGTCCATGACGGCGCAACGGCGCGACATTAACGATCCGAAAGTGATTCAACGCTTTGCTAGGGAAGTTGGTGATGAAAAACGCCTAAATTATCTCTATTTGCTGACGGTGGCCGATATTCGCGCGACTAATCCTAATCTCTGGAATAGTTGGAAGGATGCTCTATTAAATAAGCTTTACACGGCTACCCAGCAAGCCTTGCGGCAAGGTTTAGAATATCCTGTTGACAAAAATGAACATATTCGCGATATCCAAAATGAAGCGCGGCAAGCATTATTAAAAGACGGTTGGAATGGCCAAAAGCTCGATACCCTTTGGAATCAAATTGATGCGGATTATTTCCTGCGCCATACGCCCGATGAAATCCGCTGGCACATCAAGGCCCTTGCCCAAAAAGAACCCCATGACGGCGCGCCGCGAATTTTAGTACGCACCCACAATCGTGAGCCTGGAACCATGGAAGTGTTTATCTATGCCAGAGCCCACGCGCTAATCTTTACCGTCACCACAAGAACCATGGCCCAGCTTGATCTGGATGTTTTGGACGCCCGGATTATCACGACCGATCATGGCTTCGTCTTGGAAAGCTTTGTTGTCCGTGAGGCAGCCACCATCCGAGCTGAAGCGGATCTTGAATTTCGCTTACAAGAGATTCAAGAGATTTTAACCCAGCGGCTAACCGAACCTGACCGAGTTCCGCCTTACCGCCCAGGGTTTATACCGCGAAAATTAAAGCTGTTTCAATTTCCTACTAGCATTACTTTTACCAAGGATCGTCGTAATCGCTGCACCGTGATGGAATTAACGACCAATAATTGGCCCGGATTGCTTTCCCGAGTATGCCGAGCCTTGGCTAGCTGCCAAGTGCGGTTGGTCAATGCCAAAATCACGACCCTAGGTACGCAAGTAGTAGATGTCTTTTTTATTTGCAACCAACAAGACCATCCCCTAACCCCAGAGCAACAACAGCAGTTAAAGGAAGCAATTTATACTTATCTAAAACACTAA
- the rseP gene encoding RIP metalloprotease RseP: MSIVLAILAFAIAIGVLVAVHEYGHFWVARRSGVKVLRFSIGFGRPLWRWRGKDQTEYILGSLPLGGYVKMLDEREGEVAKEDLPRAFNRQSLGIRSAVVAAGPIANILFAIVAYWLAFVFGIAGIKPIVGEIMVDTPADRAGFRAGEEIIAVGEQTTPTWASVRHAIFVASQREPRVSVTISGAGGEQKLSLDLTQVQVDVDPEKARDILEQLGVQPERPLLAPVIGKVLPGEPARQAGFQPGDRVLSAAGQSIHTWNEWVEFVRDRPGEAFNVEIERGEERLILNLQPAMIEGEKGPVGRIGAAPEPPGELPEELRATLRYSPFAAISRAVEKTWEIGSLTVVMLGKMLMGEVSTKSISGPITIAQYAGYSAQIGFVPFLNFLAVVSISLAVLNLLPVPVLDGGHLLYYLIELIRGKPLSEMAQAVGQQIGIMALIGLMCLAFYNDFVRLLG, translated from the coding sequence ATGTCCATTGTACTAGCTATACTGGCTTTTGCGATTGCTATTGGAGTGCTCGTTGCCGTACACGAGTATGGCCATTTTTGGGTGGCACGGCGATCCGGCGTTAAGGTTCTGCGATTCTCCATTGGTTTCGGCCGACCATTATGGCGTTGGCGTGGAAAGGATCAAACCGAGTACATACTCGGATCGCTGCCCTTGGGGGGGTATGTCAAGATGCTCGATGAGCGGGAAGGAGAGGTTGCCAAGGAGGATCTCCCGCGCGCTTTTAATCGACAGTCCCTCGGCATTAGAAGTGCCGTCGTTGCTGCGGGGCCAATAGCGAACATCTTATTTGCTATCGTTGCCTACTGGTTAGCGTTTGTCTTTGGTATTGCCGGGATCAAGCCTATCGTAGGTGAAATAATGGTCGATACTCCGGCGGATAGAGCCGGTTTCCGGGCTGGTGAAGAGATTATTGCGGTAGGGGAACAAACCACTCCCACTTGGGCCTCAGTGCGCCATGCAATATTTGTGGCTTCTCAACGTGAACCTCGTGTTTCGGTGACCATTTCTGGTGCCGGAGGAGAACAAAAGTTAAGCTTGGATTTAACACAAGTCCAAGTAGATGTTGATCCTGAAAAAGCCAGGGATATATTGGAGCAGTTGGGAGTGCAGCCTGAGCGTCCCTTATTGGCGCCGGTGATTGGCAAGGTTTTGCCAGGCGAACCTGCGAGGCAGGCAGGTTTTCAGCCGGGGGATCGAGTTCTCTCAGCCGCGGGTCAGTCTATTCATACGTGGAATGAATGGGTAGAGTTTGTACGCGATCGCCCTGGTGAGGCTTTTAACGTTGAGATTGAGCGTGGGGAGGAACGGCTAATTCTGAACTTGCAGCCGGCGATGATAGAGGGGGAGAAGGGTCCCGTTGGACGTATTGGCGCGGCGCCAGAGCCGCCAGGCGAATTGCCGGAGGAACTACGGGCTACCTTAAGGTATTCTCCCTTTGCGGCAATTTCCCGGGCAGTTGAGAAGACGTGGGAAATTGGATCATTAACTGTGGTTATGTTAGGAAAAATGCTGATGGGAGAGGTATCAACCAAATCTATCAGTGGACCCATCACAATTGCGCAATATGCAGGGTATAGCGCGCAGATAGGCTTTGTTCCTTTTCTCAATTTTCTTGCAGTGGTCAGTATTAGTTTAGCGGTGCTCAATCTACTGCCTGTTCCTGTTTTAGATGGAGGACATTTATTATATTACCTTATTGAGTTGATACGAGGTAAACCTTTGTCAGAAATGGCCCAAGCAGTGGGGCAGCAAATTGGTATCATGGCACTCATTGGGCTGATGTGTTTAGCTTTCTATAATGACTTTGTCCGTTTGCTTGGATAA
- the ispC gene encoding 1-deoxy-D-xylulose-5-phosphate reductoisomerase: protein MIGVSILGSTGSIGMSTLDVLARYPTRYRVQALSANKSVARIYQQCLQFRPSQVVMVDPDAAEQLRQRLRPVVPEIEVSGGSQALEAIVTSPDTDYVMAAIVGAAGLLPTLAAARAGKRILLANKEALVMSGQLFMSAVSESGAELLPIDSEHNALWQCMPVKGRELPLHRKGVRRILLTASGGPFRERALSELDNVTPDEACAHPNWDMGRKISVDSATMMNKGLEVIEACWLFDAAARQIEVVLHPQSVIHSMVDYVDGSVLAQLGNPDMRIPIAYGLAWPERMESGVALLDLFAVGQLTFCQPDLQRFPCLELAYAALEQGGTCSTILNAANEVAVQAFLDQRIRFTQIPNLIEWTLGSVTPTVADSLSAVLESDAVARQVAKEQIERWY, encoded by the coding sequence ATGATAGGGGTCAGCATACTGGGGTCAACGGGCTCCATTGGTATGAGCACCCTTGATGTGCTGGCGCGCTACCCAACACGCTACCGGGTTCAAGCCTTATCCGCAAACAAATCCGTAGCACGGATTTACCAGCAGTGCCTCCAATTCCGACCTTCCCAGGTTGTGATGGTTGATCCTGATGCAGCTGAACAGCTACGTCAGCGGTTGCGCCCCGTTGTGCCGGAGATAGAAGTCAGTGGCGGCAGCCAAGCCTTGGAGGCTATCGTCACATCTCCTGATACCGATTATGTCATGGCGGCCATTGTAGGTGCTGCTGGTTTATTACCTACCTTGGCCGCAGCGCGAGCAGGCAAGCGGATTTTGCTTGCCAATAAAGAGGCGCTTGTGATGAGCGGTCAGCTATTTATGAGTGCTGTTAGTGAAAGCGGCGCGGAGTTGCTCCCCATTGACAGCGAGCATAATGCCCTTTGGCAATGTATGCCAGTGAAGGGCCGCGAACTCCCCCTGCACCGCAAAGGTGTGCGGCGTATTTTACTGACCGCCTCGGGCGGACCCTTTAGAGAGCGGGCGCTGTCCGAGTTGGATAATGTTACTCCCGATGAGGCGTGCGCGCATCCTAACTGGGATATGGGACGTAAGATATCAGTTGATTCGGCTACCATGATGAACAAGGGGCTAGAAGTTATTGAAGCCTGCTGGCTATTTGACGCTGCGGCCCGCCAGATTGAAGTCGTTTTGCATCCTCAGAGTGTTATTCACTCCATGGTGGATTATGTGGACGGTTCTGTCTTGGCACAGTTGGGTAATCCTGATATGCGGATACCTATTGCTTATGGATTGGCTTGGCCCGAGCGTATGGAATCGGGGGTGGCTCTTTTGGATCTGTTTGCGGTAGGCCAGTTGACTTTCTGTCAGCCCGATTTGCAACGCTTCCCTTGCCTGGAACTAGCCTATGCTGCGCTGGAGCAGGGAGGCACCTGTAGTACTATTTTGAATGCAGCTAATGAAGTGGCGGTCCAGGCGTTTCTCGATCAGCGTATCCGGTTTACCCAGATTCCAAACCTTATCGAATGGACGTTAGGTAGCGTGACTCCCACTGTGGCTGATTCTCTTTCGGCCGTGCTAGAAAGTGACGCAGTAGCGCGGCAAGTAGCTAAAGAACAAATAGAGCGGTGGTATTAA
- a CDS encoding isoprenyl transferase — protein sequence MDSGQFDGQPTKIPRHVAIIMDGNGRWAKQRNRPRFYGHRAGVEAVEGVLRACADTGIRVLTLFAFSSENWRRPSQEVQLLMELLASAVSNRLQQIQEQNVCLRIIGDRSRFPEALQAEMAKAEALTAQNDGITLVVAANYGGRWDITQAARQVAAKVEDGQIAVDSITPEVFAAHLSLAGLPEPDLFIRTGGEQRVSNFLLWQLAYTEFYFTDILWPDFNEAAFATAIKTFVRRERRFGQTSEQVESLRRA from the coding sequence ATGGATAGCGGGCAGTTTGATGGCCAACCAACAAAAATACCCCGCCACGTTGCGATCATCATGGATGGTAACGGGCGTTGGGCTAAGCAGCGGAACCGGCCACGCTTTTATGGACATAGGGCGGGCGTTGAAGCAGTGGAAGGGGTTCTGCGAGCATGCGCTGATACCGGTATCCGGGTATTAACCCTATTTGCTTTTAGTAGTGAAAATTGGCGCCGTCCATCCCAGGAAGTTCAGCTTTTAATGGAGCTGCTTGCCTCTGCTGTTTCAAACCGTTTGCAGCAAATTCAAGAGCAGAATGTATGTCTTCGCATCATTGGCGATCGGAGCAGATTTCCGGAAGCTCTGCAAGCGGAAATGGCGAAAGCCGAGGCGCTGACAGCACAAAACGACGGGATTACTCTGGTGGTAGCTGCCAATTATGGTGGGCGCTGGGACATCACTCAAGCGGCAAGGCAAGTGGCTGCCAAAGTCGAAGATGGACAGATAGCGGTTGACTCTATTACCCCCGAAGTTTTTGCAGCACATCTTTCTCTAGCGGGTTTGCCTGAGCCTGATTTATTTATTCGCACGGGTGGCGAACAACGCGTTAGCAATTTTTTATTATGGCAACTGGCCTATACTGAATTTTATTTCACTGATATTCTGTGGCCTGATTTTAACGAAGCGGCTTTTGCTACGGCAATCAAAACCTTTGTTCGGCGGGAGCGCCGTTTTGGCCAGACCTCGGAGCAAGTGGAGTCCTTGCGCCGTGCTTAA